Genomic DNA from Aliidongia dinghuensis:
CATCGGGTCGAGCACGACGCGGACCGGGTTGTCGCCCGGACAGCGCCGCACCGTCAGCTGCGGGTCGTCGAGCCGCACCGTGTCGGCACCGACCAGGATCGCATCGGCGAGCGCCCGCATGCGGTGATTGTGCAGCAGGTCCTCAGGTCCCGTGACCCAGCGCGAGGCGCCGTTCGCGGCCGCGATGCGCCCGTCCAGGCTCTGGCCCAGATGGGCGACGGTGAACGGCCGACGGGCCTGGACCGCGAGCGGCAAATAGAGATCGAGCAGGCGGCCGACCGCCGGCAGCGGCACGGGATCGGCCGACCAGCGGCCATCCGGCTCGATCCACAGCCGGCTGTCGCCGATTTCGAGCCACAATGTGCTGCCGTTCGCGGGCGTGCCCGTCCGGCGGGCTGCGCAAATCGCGTCCCAGGCACCGGCTTCGTCGAGTAGGATGGGTGCACGCACCGCTTCTGATCGTCCTGTTGGTCGGGAATGGCTTCCGGCAGACACCGGTCTTAATGCCG
This window encodes:
- a CDS encoding RibD family protein, with protein sequence MRAPILLDEAGAWDAICAARRTGTPANGSTLWLEIGDSRLWIEPDGRWSADPVPLPAVGRLLDLYLPLAVQARRPFTVAHLGQSLDGRIAAANGASRWVTGPEDLLHNHRMRALADAILVGADTVRLDDPQLTVRRCPGDNPVRVVLDPMLGLGPDYALFRDAAAATLVITAADRAPPPRLGQAEVLTVPRAGDGTLDCHAIVDLLGRRGLSWIFVEGGGITVSRFLAQGALDRLQLTISPLIIGSGRPGIQLPEIQDLAQGLRPRLRRFALGEDMLFECDFS